AGCAGCGGCTCGACGACCGAGCGCCATTGGGCATCGGTGGCGCCGGCCGGCCGCAGGATGCGGTACGGCGCGTAGGCGTCGATCGGGTTGGTCAGCACGCCGAACGTGGGGAACGTGATCACATCCTTGTAGTCGATGCGGAAGTACGTCAGGCCGACCTTGAAGCCGCCGAGCAGCTCGGGCCCCAGGTCGAGGCCGAGGTTGTACGTATTGGCCTTCTCAGGTTTCAGGTTGTTGCCCCCGGCGAGCCACACGGCATAGTCGGACGGCGCGGCGTTGGCGCAGCCGATGTGCTGGGCCGGATTGCAGTCGGCGCGGATCACGCGGGTATCGATCGCGCTCGGCGCGTCGGCCAGGCTGGGCGCGTGGAACGAGCGGCCGGCGGAAAGGCGCACCTTGACGCCGTCCGCCACCGTCCAGTTGGCGCCGAATTTCGGGTTGGTGGTGCTGCCCACGTCGCTGTACCTGTCGTAGCGCGCGGCCACCGAGACGTCGAGCTTGCGCACGCCGGCGAAGGCGTTGGCGTCGCCCACGACCGGGAAGTACAGTTCGCCGAACACGGAATCGTCGTCGCGCGTGCCCTTCGACGTGTACGGTGCGGACGTGAATTCGCCCCCGGCCGGGCCGGCCGAGGTCAGGCCTTCCATCGCCTCGCGCCGCGTGCCGGCGCCGAGCGCCGCCCGAGCCTTGCCGCCGCCCATCTGGAACAGCGGGCCGTCGAGCTTGACCTGGGCATCCTTCAGCGTGTGCCGGGCGTTGTAGCGGGTGACGAAGTTACCGATCTGCGCCAGCAGGCCGGCGCTCGTCTGCGCGCCGATGCCGGTCGGGTTGAACGTGCCGTTCGCCGCGCCGGCGATCGCCAGCGCCTGGTTGATGCCGTAGTTGTTGACGTCGTCCTTCTCGATGCCGTAGTTGAACTCCACCTTCGCGTTCCACTCGTTCGGCAGCTGCACGTTGGCGCCGGCCACGAGGCTGCGCGTGCTGGTGGTGATGCGGTTCGTGAACGCGCCGAAATCGCCGGACGGGTTGTAGGTCACCGTCTGCGGCGCGCCCGCCGCGGCGCCAGCCAGCGGCAGGTAGAACGGGCTGCTGGCCGGCACGGTCAGCGCCAGGCCGCCGCTGGTGACGCCGCCGCCGTCGACGCGCGAGTCGAGCGTGCGGCCGGAATACAGGAAGCTGGCATACAGCTCGGTCGATTCGCCCACATCCTGCCGCACGCTGAAGAAGGCCTGGTCGCGGCGCTGCGCCGGGTACAGGTCGTTGCCGCGGTTCGTTTCGCAGCGGCTGGTATCGCCCGGCACCAGCGCGCCGCCGCCCGTGATCGGGTAATTGACGCCGCCCACGCTGGCGGTGCCGGGCGTGCAGTTCGGCGAGCGCGTGTCCGGCCCGCCCCAGCGGCGCTGGTCGGCGATGGCGTAGGAGCGGGCGTAGCCGTCCAGCGCCGAATTCTCGGAACGCTCGATCGCGGCCAGTGCATGGCCGCCATCCCACTTGTGCCCGACCAGGTGGCTGAAATTCTTTGTCCGGTAGCCGTCGGCGCTGCCGAAGCGCACCTTGGTCTCGGCGCCGTTGAAGCTCTTGCGGGGCACGAAGTTGATGACGCCGGCGACGGCGTCCGAGCCGTAGATGGCCGAACCGCCGTCCGCCATCACTTCCACGCGCTCGAGGATCGACGTGGGAATGGCGCCGGCGTCCGGTGCGGTCTGGTTGATGCCCGCGCCGGGCAGGCGGTGGCCGTCGAGCAGCACCAGTGTCAGGCCGGCGCCGCCGTTGCCCACGCCGATGCCGTGGATGGCCGGCTGGTCGACGAAGTTGGCCTGGTTTTGTCCGTTGTTGATGCCCGAGGCGCTGAAGTTGTTCATTTCCGGCACCGAGCGCAGCAGTTCGGTGGACGTGGTGGCGCCGGTGGCCGCGATATCCTCGCGGCGAATGGTCGTCACATCCGACCCCACGGCGGCCACGCCGCGGATGCTGGTGCCGGTGACGGTCACCACGTTTTCCGCCTGCACCGGCTGCTGTGCCTGCTGGCCCGCGGCGCCCTGGCAGACGCCTGCGAGGGCGCAGACCGCCAGTGCGATCCGGGTCTTTTGTGTCGGTTGTCGTTGCATTGCCTGTCTCCTGTGATTGGTATGGTGGTTCGTGGCGGCTAGAGTGATGCAAGATGCAAGGTGCAGATTGCGAATCGCGGACGTGGCGCATCCCTCGCGCGGCCGTCGGCGCGCGTGCCTGCTGCATGGCGTTGCGTAAAGCGGATGAATCAGTGCGGCGGACTGGCGCCGGACCAGCCGCAGGGCTGCGGCGGCAAGCAGCCGGCGGGATCGGAGGCCGGTGTATCAGGCGCGACCAGTTCGACGGCGATGCCGGCACGCTCCAGCATCTGCACGCCCGCATCGGGTGCGCCGGTATCGGTGATGACGCGGGCGATGCGGTCGAGTGCGCACAGGAACATGCCGCCCCTGCCGTCGAACTTCGACGAATCGGCCAGCACCACGACCTGCCCGGCCTGGTGGATCAGCCGGCGGCCGGCCTGGATCAGCAGCGCATCGGCCTCCATCACGCCCAGCGCGCAAAGGCAATGGGCGCCCATGAACAGCCGGTCGGCATAGCAGTACTGCACCGCCTCGGTATCGAACGGGCTGAGGATGATGCCCTGCGCCGGGTACACCTTGCCGCCGCTGAGGATCACGTCGTTGTCGCTGGCGGCCAGCAGTTCGCGGGCCATCGCGAACGAGTTCGTCAGCACCCGCATGCGCCGCTCGCCGAGGAACGGCGCCATGTGGAAGGTGGTGGTGCCGCCGCCGATCAGCACGGTGTCGCCGTCGGCGCACAGCGCGGCGGCGCGGCGTGCGATAGCCCGCTTGCGGCCGGCATGCAGGCGTGCCGCCGCGTCGAACGTGCCGGGCCCGTGCGGCCGCGCCGGCCCGGACTCGATGCGGCGCGCGCCGCCATGCGTGCGGCGCAGCTGGCCGGCCGTATCGAGCAGCCGGATATCGCGCCGTACGGTGGCGGGGGAAACGCCGAGCCAGTCGGCCAGCTGGGGAATCGGCGCGGCGCCATGCTCGGCGAGCAGGCGCAGCAGGTGTTTGTGACGGTAGCGGTGGTCCATCGCGGTCTCCTGGTTGGCCATGGCCCAAGGGCCGGCCGTTTTTTATAAGAACCTTGCTGCGTGACGCCGTTGCTGTTCCTTCCTTGCCGGCTTCTCGTCGAGCCTCAAGAACTTTCTTTTTAATTCTTAACGTCTTGTAAGCAAATATAACCATTCATTAATGCCGCGTAAACCTATTAAGAAAACATGACATCAAATTGATCATTTCACCCGACAGCTTCCCGGCCGCTTGTGCAGGTGGTTGCTTTGTTCATTTATTGTTAAACTGATTGGATGCACATCCTGCTTGCCGAAGACGATCCGATCCTTGCCGACGCCCTGTGCGCGCACCTGCGCGGCACCGGCTACACGGTCGAACATGCCCCCAACGGCCCCGTGGCCGAGTACCTGTTGCAGCGCGAGACGTTCGACCTCGCAATCCTGGACCTGGGCCTGCCGATGGTCGATGGCCTGACCGTGCTGCGGCACGTGCGCGCCACCAACCAGCTGATGCCCGTCATCGTACTGACGGCGCAGGATGCGCTCGAGAGCCGCGTGGCCGGACTCGATGCCGGCGCCGACGACTACATGACCAAGCCTTTCGACTTCCCGGAGCTCGATGCGCGCGTGCGCGCCCTGCTCCGGCGGGTCAGCGCGGTCGGCGGCACGGCGGAGCTGGGGTTCGGCAAGCTGGGGTTCGATCCCCGCACCCGCCGGGCCACGATCGCCGGCGAGCAGATCGAACTGAGCCCGCGCGAATGGGCGCTGCTGGAACTGCTGCTGGTGAACC
Above is a window of Pseudoduganella dura DNA encoding:
- a CDS encoding TonB-dependent receptor plug domain-containing protein, producing MQRQPTQKTRIALAVCALAGVCQGAAGQQAQQPVQAENVVTVTGTSIRGVAAVGSDVTTIRREDIAATGATTSTELLRSVPEMNNFSASGINNGQNQANFVDQPAIHGIGVGNGGAGLTLVLLDGHRLPGAGINQTAPDAGAIPTSILERVEVMADGGSAIYGSDAVAGVINFVPRKSFNGAETKVRFGSADGYRTKNFSHLVGHKWDGGHALAAIERSENSALDGYARSYAIADQRRWGGPDTRSPNCTPGTASVGGVNYPITGGGALVPGDTSRCETNRGNDLYPAQRRDQAFFSVRQDVGESTELYASFLYSGRTLDSRVDGGGVTSGGLALTVPASSPFYLPLAGAAAGAPQTVTYNPSGDFGAFTNRITTSTRSLVAGANVQLPNEWNAKVEFNYGIEKDDVNNYGINQALAIAGAANGTFNPTGIGAQTSAGLLAQIGNFVTRYNARHTLKDAQVKLDGPLFQMGGGKARAALGAGTRREAMEGLTSAGPAGGEFTSAPYTSKGTRDDDSVFGELYFPVVGDANAFAGVRKLDVSVAARYDRYSDVGSTTNPKFGANWTVADGVKVRLSAGRSFHAPSLADAPSAIDTRVIRADCNPAQHIGCANAAPSDYAVWLAGGNNLKPEKANTYNLGLDLGPELLGGFKVGLTYFRIDYKDVITFPTFGVLTNPIDAYAPYRILRPAGATDAQWRSVVEPLLAGMRHDGLVYPDVGLPYAVYDLRRQNFADEKIQGIDYNIEYLLRSTVGQWKFGLSGSHMMKFDQNVPGVAETIELLDTNYAVRNKVRLQAGLVRGSFSASLFANHVGTFRNTGVTPVQRVSSFNTVDGHFAWNFKDRGMLDNTTLAIDVTNLFDRNPPVFYTGGSILGFDGNTANPLGRVISASLTKRW
- a CDS encoding DeoR/GlpR family DNA-binding transcription regulator, with the protein product MDHRYRHKHLLRLLAEHGAAPIPQLADWLGVSPATVRRDIRLLDTAGQLRRTHGGARRIESGPARPHGPGTFDAAARLHAGRKRAIARRAAALCADGDTVLIGGGTTTFHMAPFLGERRMRVLTNSFAMARELLAASDNDVILSGGKVYPAQGIILSPFDTEAVQYCYADRLFMGAHCLCALGVMEADALLIQAGRRLIHQAGQVVVLADSSKFDGRGGMFLCALDRIARVITDTGAPDAGVQMLERAGIAVELVAPDTPASDPAGCLPPQPCGWSGASPPH
- a CDS encoding response regulator transcription factor, which encodes MHILLAEDDPILADALCAHLRGTGYTVEHAPNGPVAEYLLQRETFDLAILDLGLPMVDGLTVLRHVRATNQLMPVIVLTAQDALESRVAGLDAGADDYMTKPFDFPELDARVRALLRRVSAVGGTAELGFGKLGFDPRTRRATIAGEQIELSPREWALLELLLVNRDNVVTKDQINESWASDGAGTGAGNAIEVYIHRLRRRLEGSGLDIRTVRGLGYLLEADARTARA